The window atattcttgtacatatATCTTTGTGTACTTCTTGATAATTTCCTTAGCTTGAATTCTAGAAGTAGAAGAACTTGAGTTCTTTAAGTACTTTGATTTATATTGCCAAATTGTACACTGAAACGGTTGTgtactctttacttttttttagaggGCTTATATCTTCCCTagttactgtttgtttgtttaagatttatttattttagagagaaacagacagagtAAGTGTAAGTAGGAGTAGAGGCAGAGGgcgagaatcttcaagcagactccacggaGACTGCCACGGTACtgtctcagggccctgagatcatgattgaGCTGAAGCCgtaagtcagacgctcaaccacctGAGTACCCAGGTACCCTCCCGCCccagttactattttttaatctttgccaatatataagtgaaaaatggtatttttgtaTTAATTAGCATTCCTTTGATTTTTACTGAGGTcagattttttaaacatttgttaattggcatttttatttttttagtgatctatttcttgtcctttgtcctatttttttggggggggttcttttcctttgtaaaatacTTTGTGATATGTTTACAgtgtttttttatgttcttttttttttttaactgatggtatataattttgcttttgagCTGTCaagaatgttaaattttttatgtggcaaaatcatctcaaaaatttttaaaaaatagttatagaCTCTTACCATGCTTACAATGGCCTTTCCCATCCTATCCACTTCTATTGCTAATGCTTTTACATGACTATATGTAGGTTTGTGTTTtgccagttttttcttttaagtattttattttttgtctaaaacattttttttcatcatgatgagtgtactctttaatccccatcacccatttcacccatcccccctcccatatcttttaaatatttaagtgtttttttcCATAGAGGGTTTTTCATGTAAACTGTGAAGTGGAATTCTAAGTGAATAGCTTTTAAAATTGATAGCTGTATCAGTGCTGCTTAttgaataaaattcttaaatattttatgcattttcaaaggagaaaataaatctgtCCCATGCATTTCTtaggtttatttctttgttcttttttaggtTTTTTCTTAGGATCCTTTATCAATTTATAAGTCTTTCTTAAGTAATGATTAAATTATATAGAGCTATACATTTcctcaaaattaagaatttgagTACATTACTTACTGAttcaggaattatttttttcccaagttttattgggatataatcAACATACGGCCCTGTATAAATTTAtgatgtacagcataatgatttcacttaaatatattgtgaaattattagaacaataagttaacatccatcatctcgtatagatacaaaaaaagaaaaaaaattttttttccttgtgagagcTCTTAGAATTTACTCTCTCGGCAACCTTCAAATATACCATATagcagtattaactatagtcatcatgttgacATTACATTCCCAgtacttatttcttttataactggaaatctgtaccttttgaccaccttcatccatTTCCCCTactctccccccatcccctgcctgtGGTAACCTGTctaatctctttttctctgagtttggttgttgttttagattctacatatgagcGATCATACAGCGTTTGTCTTTCCCTGTTTGACTTAACtgcgcttagcgtaatacccgcagggtccatccatgtcacCAGCGgcaggaatttcttctttttttatggctgaataacattccattgtgtatgtatatcacaactttatccatttatctgttgatagacacttcGGTTGTATTCATGGCTCGGCcatcgtaaataatgctgctgtgaccATGGGGTGCAGGTGGCTCTTCCACATAAGGGTGTGTTCCCGGAAGTGGAGCTGCTGCATCCGATTGTAGTTCCATTGTCAGTTTTTTGAGGACCCCCTGTACTATTTTCCAACCAAGAGTTAGTTTGAGTTTTCTTGGTGGTGTTAAGTTTCTAAgtgttgtgatttttttgttgttgttcctgttTCATGTGGGAACTGACAGTATAGTGTCTTTGAACCTCATTTTAATAGTATCTgtagcttatttttgtttttcccagatAGGTTTGTAGATGGTCAAGTTTTCTTCATTGAAATCTAATTATGTAGTCTAGAATGACCGGGGTAAAATTCTTACAATTTCTTAGAAGACTTAATTCTCTTTACTCTTGATATGAATTCAGTCTGTTGGTGAAAGTAGGATAGCATGTTTTAGAATTAATctagttttttaaatgtacaaccACATTAGCAGGGATAATGACTTAATACATGTTTTCATGGAAATAAGAATGTAAGTGATATTTGATTCTTGGATAAGAACATAATGAAGTACTAAAATTATTCTTGTTAATATGTGCCAGAACACTTTTTCAGGTATCTATTATTTTTGGAAACaagttaactaaaaaaaaagaagatcctaAGTCAAATACATGATCCAGCAACTTTTATTCcttatatttcatctttttttctttcattcatttaacagatatatatTGAGAATCTtctatattccatttatatgcgTGGTGATGGATTTTATTATTCTGCTGTTATTGTAGATTCACTTTATAGATTTTAAAGTATAGCTTTTAATAACCTCTAATCTTAGTAAATGatagattataaataaattttatgacCTTATAAAGTTAAGTTTTTTATTGAATAAGTccagtgtgtatgtatgtatgtatttaagtatatatgtgtatgtgtatatgtatgattttacatttctttctttttttttcttttttggcaaatCCTATTCACAggttttaaacaaaaatggaatgGTTGAGTTTTCTGTGACAAGTAATGAGACCATCACCGTTTCCCCAGAATATGTTGGCTCTAGACTACTGTTGAAGTTAAAGGAAATGGCAGAGGAATATCTTGGAATGCCAGTTGCCAATGCTGTTATTTCTGTACCAGCAGAATTCGATCTAAAACAGAGAAATTCAACAATTGAAGCTGCTAACCTTGCAGGTAATATCACCCTTGCTTGAGTTATATTTTTCTCAAAGTGTTCTTAGGTTGAAAATCTTCTGTAGTAAGGTGTATCACTTTGCAAACCACCTAACGAGGCACATAAATaaacccaataaaaaataaaccacctAACGAGGCACATAAATAAACCCAATTTGGGTAAATTCGATGGATTTTGATACAGgtttagaaacagaaattaagaaaattttatagcaCAATGTAAAATGCAACATACTATGAAAACAGCCAGTTAGGTAGGCATATAATAAAGACTGAGAACATGGGTGCATGTTAGCAATGAGGAATTTTTTCTATAAACTTTCTTTAATGTTATGATgaatgtagtattttttttaaaatctgaggtGGAAGAGAACTCATTTAaaaccattcaataaatattgagtgccttgataaacaaaacagataaatctctgttctcatggaacttatattctactGGAGGGAAACAGAAAGtctgtattaaaaataagtatattgtGGGGTTTCCCTCTCTTAGCCTTATTTGATATTTTGGGCTAGATAATTCTGTGTTATGGGGAACTGTCCTGTGCGTTATAGGACAGTTAGCAGCACCCCAGCTTCTACTCATGAGGTGCTAGCAGCCCTCTCCTCTCCAAGTAGTGATAATCTTCTGTCTTCAGATGTTGCCAAATGCTCCCAGAGGGGAAAAATTGCTCCTGGTTGAAAACCCTGATACACTGTATATCAGAAAGTAACAtgcaatggaagaaaaaagagtaGAACAGGAACAGGATTGCTGGTGGTGatcaggaggtgggggggacTTGTAGGTTTTAGAGTGGTCAGGTAGGCCTCATTGAGAAAGTGACGTTTAAGCAGATTTGAAGGAGGCACGTCTGTTAGCCAAGCTGATATATAGGGTAAGAATATTGCAGGAGAGAATGGTCAGTGTAGCAGCCATAAAATGGGAATTTGCTGGTACATCTGAAGGTGGTAAGTTGGTCAGTGTGACCAGAGCAGAGTGAGTGATGAAGTCAAACTGCTAAGGGAAAGGgtatgaatttaaataaattcttcagaatttgaataatttttttatggCTCCTGATACATAAATGCCGTATTACTTTCCAAACTACTCATGACCTGGGGCAGTTAGGTTAAAGCAGGAAGTTTGCGCAAGGAAATCTGACCTTTTGCCTGAACTTTCACTGTTTAGCATTACTTTCAAGATCAGATTTGCTGTATATTTCAGATTTACATTTGAGGGTCTTaaattttaagtacttttttaAGAGTCATTTTACCTATTGGAACATTTCatctagattttttaaataatctcatcTGTTTACTTATCTGCTTTTCTTCAAAGtcactttaaaaagaagagcaTAGTAAGCTTATTTCATTTCCACAGCAATTTATTATAGCACATAATGATTAAAGTTTTATTGCTCTTATATTCCcaagtaaaataatgaaaattaaaaggggctaggattttttaaaattaaatattaaataatacagACTAGAATGATGTATTCCACTGaatctgggcttttcttttcttatattaataattttttagaatGATTTTAATGATTCCATTTAGAACAACCAATATTTATCCTtcccatttcattatttttgatgggtTTGTGACTACTGTCTTTGTTACTCAGTGGAGTTCATGTCGCATAAAACACACTAACATGGTATGACGTTGAGGGGGAAGGAATTTTGAGAATGGTGTCCTCTGATGAATTGTTCTTCCTTCCAACCAATCTTACAGGACTGAAGATCTTGAGGGTGATAAATGAACCCACAGCGGCAGCCATGGCTTATGGCCTCCACAAGGCTGATGTCTTTCATGTCTTGGTGATAGATTTGGGTGGAGGAACTCTAGATGTGTCATTGCTAAATAAACAAGGAGGAATGTTTCTAACCCGAGCAATGTCTGGTAAGAAAAATACAGGGAGACTAAAAGAGATTCAGATAATGCTTTCCTTATTAGCACACCTAATGtgttaagtgtttatttttaaatttttttcaggggatgcctgggtggttcagtcgggtaagcgtccaactcttggtttcagcccaggttatgatctcagggttgtgagatcgagcccagcgtggggctccgCACTTGGTGCagatctgcttgagattctttcaccctctgctcttccccttgcttgcgcacgtgctctctctctctctctctctctctcaaataaatcaatagaaataaaataaaataaaaataaaatttttttcagtatacTTTGACTTCATTTTGGTAGTctgtatatgtaattttataaccaccatttatatatatatcataacaacaaaaactgaaatctaaaaaaaaatgcctgaggCAAATAAATATATCACTGCCAGTTGTGGCTCACTGAGCCGGTAGGACTTCATGGCTTTGGTGAAGGAAAcgaaagcaagaaaaatcctttaaaatgaaGAGTGATCAGTTTATTTCATTTGCTAACATGTTTTACAAAATAGATATGCTTAGAAAATCTAATAATAGTATTCTCTAGGAAATTATAGGTTTTTgtattctaaatcttttttttttttttaagtattttgttttagtttaaagAATGGAGCCTGTTTAAAAAGTGAAGCTATAAGTTATAGGTTGTCTAacttctgcatttttctttttcctaactgGACTCTAAAACCAAATTCAGTGCCAGGGATTTATATTAacattaatcttttccttttaaatctctctttctccttttttttttttttttaattttagctcttaatCTAGCAAgcaaaaggatttaaaaaaaagataaaatgcctACTGGTACTTTTTTAATTCTAAAGACTTTCTTCTCTTGAGAGTAATCAtattcagtgtttttaaattGCTATTAAAAGCTGATCTTTTGTCAACCTTTATcttctgaaaaattatttagggATATCATTAAGAGatacttccttttttattatttaaaaattttaaccagaggggcgcctgggtggctcagttggttaagcaactgccttcggctcaggtcatgatcccagggtcctaggatcgagccccacattgggctctctgctctgcgggaagcctgcttcttcctctcccactccccctgcttgtgttccctctctcgctgtctctctctctgtcaattaaataaataaataaaatcttttaaaaattttaaccagatatgcactgtttttttttttttaaagattttgtttatttttcaacagagagagagacagcgagagatggaacacaagcagggggagggggagagggagaagcaggcttcccgcggagcagggagcccgatgtgggactcgatcccaggaccctgggatcatgacctgagctgaaggcagacgcttaacgactgagccacccaggcacccgatatGCACTGTTTTTTAATAATACACATTTGAGTTAAAATTACTTTAAtccaattatttttaatcagtctttgtatgaataaaatctaaatagtTAAGTACATTAAGCAAGAGATTTGTTATTCattacatcattttcttttcttttttttttttttttaagatttcatttattagaatgagagagagcacatgagaggggggagggtcagagggagaagcagactccccgtcgagcagggagcccgatgcgggactcgatccagggactccaggatcatgacctgagccgaaggcagtcgcttaaccaactgagccacccaggcgccctacatcatttTCATACATACTACACAgacatgtatatgcatatacgcgtacaaatgcataaatataacacgcctttttatttttaacttaggAAACAATAAACTTGGAGGACAAGACTTCAATCAAAGACTGCTTCAGTATTTATATAAACAGATCTATCAAACGTATGGCTTTCTACCCTCTAGGAAAGAGGAAATTCACAGATTAAGACAAGCTGTGGAAATGGTCAAATTAAATCTGACTCTTCATCAGTCTGCTCAATTGTCAGTATTACTAACAGTGGAGGAAAAGGACAAGAAGGAGCCTCAGAGTAGTGACACTGAACTGCCAAAGGACAGATTTTCTCCCACTGATGGCCACCATGTGAACAGTGTGTTTGGAGCTGGcctttctgaaaagaaaagcgGAGAAAGTCAGGTGTTATTTGAAACAGAAATATCACGGAAGCTCTTTGACACCCTTAATGAagatctcttccagaaaatacttGTACCCATTCAGCAAGTATTAAAAGAAGGCCACCTGGAAAAGACTGAGATTGATGAGGTGGTTTTGGTTGGGGGTTCTACTCGTATTCCTCGAATCCGCCAAGTCATTCAGGAGTTCTTTGGAAAGGATCCCAACACTTCTGTAGACCCTGACCTGGCAGTGGTGACAGGAGTGGCTATCCAAGCAGGGATTGATGGAGGCTCCTGGCCTCTCCAAGTCAGTGCTTTAGAAATTCCCAGTAAGCATTTACAAAAGACCAACTTCAACTGAATGATGGAGGGATGATTATTTGTGATTGTCTGATGAGCTCTTCCTCCTTATCAGACCACCTCCtccaataaagaaaaatctctaaaatatcTCACAAATTTACCTGAAAGGTAACATTTAGATACACAGAATTTtacataacattttgttttaggATTAAATGTGACCAGATTGATCCTATTTGATTTCAGAGAGATCTCACTccaacaaatacttttaaaatgatagAATTGAAGTAAAACTGTTATAGGAGCatgggtggttttgttttctggaatCTGGAAGTAGATAACCATATGCACTTAAAATTACATTCTGTAAACATTGCCTGGTACCAGTATTACAATTCCCAGTTCTTACTAAATTGTATTAGCGGGAGCTGGTAATTGATTTGCTTGGTTATCACATGTAACTATTAGTTTGAACTATACTTGAAGGACAGTATTGGTGTCAGGTTTTTACATTGGCTGGGAGATAGCAGTATTAGTAATATAagctgcatatatatataatgttcagTAACTGCCataaataaatttactttcaCAAATTCAATTACGTGTCCTATTTACATAATCTGCAttctccagatttttaaaattccttattgtatcaacttattttctttctaaaatagcTGTAGATTTATTCAGATGTTTCAATACCAGACAGTAAACGTAACCAATTTATACTCCAGTTCCTTCAGTTGCTATGCATCATTCTCTGCTTGGATTTCCATGATTCTGCCTGGTTAGAAAACAGTAGGGAATTAATAACTTCATTCTACACATCTTAATGTCACAATAAAGCCATCATTACTAGCTCTTTTTTGTTACCCAAGACCTTTGCAGACACTGGTAAGTACCAGTAATTAGCTACagtatttatgtttttgtttttgtttctttgtttattttcagtaaGCCCTGGAGAATGTAGCTTGCATTTGAACTATCAAATCATATTTGATTCAGTTTTCACTGAGATTTTTCCCCATACTGGTTTTGAATGAGGAAAACGTGCTCAGTTGTAAAATCCTTATTGTTGTTTCCCACTATCATTTTACAGTAGTCACACTTGGACTGTTTTTAGCCTTAAGGATAGTATGTGTTGCGagtaaaaaaattttgaatattgGAAATAATGTGGCAATCTAATGTGGGAGGCAATGTGGAAGAATTTCTACAAATCAGCATTTGTAGcagtttcgttttgtttttgtttgtttccttttagaaatGCTACAGgaaccaagaaagaaaatgtagcaaGCAGTTATATTTCTGTGATGGCCatatttgaagactttttttttttcttaatgcatgCATGCTTCATATTAATATTCGAAGATTACATTCTGGTCAACATTTTTGTTAATGTAAAAAGTATGTCTGTTTTATCTGTTGTTGAATTTAAAGGATGTTGAATTTCTAGTCACTGAAAAACAGAACTAAGCAAACTCATTTCAGCAACATCGAAACATTTCAGCTTCTGAGAATAAAAAGctgaatgttaatattttttgcagatctaaaaaaaaaaaggttagcaATGAGATTGCTGTTAAAACACAATTTCAATCACATAGTTTTGTGTACAGAATGTCTAGTAagtagatagaaaaataaaaaatgtttgttgacatattttattttagaactaaCAGAGAAATGCCAAAGATGAATCCTTCACTGCGTTATGAAAATAGTCCAGTGTTCTCTTGGACTTGATATGAATCTTTAATAGATTTTAGAATTGGAAGAGATCTTTTTGCAAAGGTCTTAAGAGAAAAGTGTTCAATCTATCAAAATCTCCACTTATATTATCAGCTTTAACCTaaagcattttaacatttttaaaaaaagtcttgacTCTCTCAAATACATGAGATAGTTCAGGAAGATCTGTTATCACTTTTTAGTGGAAACAATTTGCAGAACGGGGCAGCTAATctcatatactaaaattggaatttaAATGTGTCTGAAAAATAGGATGGCAGTGTTGGAATTTGGGGGCAATAGTTTAGCATATTCTCTAGTATAGTTACACCTTTAAAAATACGAAGTAATGTCTGTCAGTCATATGTTAGGGGCCTATATATAAATGGTCTTGAAATCaatgtagtttatttatttaaaagagaaagggatCCCGAAAGGGATCATTTATGCCTAATAATCTTAAgacatttt of the Halichoerus grypus chromosome 1, mHalGry1.hap1.1, whole genome shotgun sequence genome contains:
- the HSPA13 gene encoding heat shock 70 kDa protein 13, coding for MAWGRSLTSGTVIPSLFGGTVMAGEMTILGSAVLTLLLAGYLAQQYLPLPTPKVIGIDLGTTYCSVGVFFPGTGKVKVIPDENGHISIPSMVSFTDNDVYVGYESLELADSNPQNTIYDAKRFIGKIFTPEELEAEVGRYPFKVLNKNGMVEFSVTSNETITVSPEYVGSRLLLKLKEMAEEYLGMPVANAVISVPAEFDLKQRNSTIEAANLAGLKILRVINEPTAAAMAYGLHKADVFHVLVIDLGGGTLDVSLLNKQGGMFLTRAMSGNNKLGGQDFNQRLLQYLYKQIYQTYGFLPSRKEEIHRLRQAVEMVKLNLTLHQSAQLSVLLTVEEKDKKEPQSSDTELPKDRFSPTDGHHVNSVFGAGLSEKKSGESQVLFETEISRKLFDTLNEDLFQKILVPIQQVLKEGHLEKTEIDEVVLVGGSTRIPRIRQVIQEFFGKDPNTSVDPDLAVVTGVAIQAGIDGGSWPLQVSALEIPSKHLQKTNFN